The proteins below come from a single Caulobacter flavus genomic window:
- a CDS encoding glucan biosynthesis protein: protein MEFASVSRRGALGTLSLGALMAMLPRLVAAQTAPSSTGNDGEAFSPDILRGMAESLARKPYRAPAAGGDKGLAGLSYDEYFRIRFRGEHALWADRQPPFRAEFFPPAYLYPRVFPIYEVEGGVARAVPFDPEMFDVPGEHAGAAKAIGGFSGLRLLWPLNRGDKLDEIAVFQGASYFRSLGRDQFYGLSSRGLAIGAGEPNEEFPSFERFWLERPADGAETVIVHALMDSPSCTGAYSFVIRPGQTVVFDVTATIFPRVKMTKMGVAAQSSMFLFNVSDGPRGDDFRTAVHDSDGLAMLTGTGEQIWRPLTNPTAHRLSYFQDENPRGFGLVQRARRLEDYGDLEARYDLRPSLWVEPVGAWGKGAVVLAELATRKESDDNIAVFWRPDAPWEAGSRVDLSYRLHWGGERLGDGEARVVRTRTGADAQDGLRMFTIDLSGPMLADGLDGVKLEIEAKGGETTWSNVTPYPRAATVRAAFGLKPTGRQAELSLRLTRDGKPVSETWRYLWTA from the coding sequence ATGGAATTTGCTTCTGTCAGCCGGCGCGGCGCGCTCGGCACGCTGTCTCTCGGAGCGCTGATGGCCATGCTGCCTCGGCTTGTTGCGGCGCAAACCGCGCCGTCCTCCACGGGTAACGATGGCGAGGCGTTTTCGCCCGACATCCTGCGCGGCATGGCCGAGAGCCTGGCCAGAAAACCCTATCGCGCGCCGGCCGCGGGCGGCGACAAGGGCCTGGCGGGCCTTTCCTACGACGAATATTTCCGCATCCGATTCCGCGGCGAGCACGCCCTGTGGGCCGACCGCCAGCCGCCGTTCCGGGCCGAGTTCTTCCCGCCGGCTTACCTCTATCCCCGCGTCTTCCCGATCTACGAGGTCGAGGGCGGCGTGGCGCGGGCGGTGCCGTTCGATCCGGAGATGTTCGACGTGCCGGGCGAGCACGCCGGGGCGGCCAAGGCCATCGGCGGCTTTTCGGGTCTGCGCCTGCTGTGGCCGCTGAACCGGGGCGACAAGCTGGACGAGATCGCCGTCTTCCAGGGCGCGAGCTACTTCCGCAGCCTGGGCCGCGACCAGTTCTACGGCCTGTCGTCGCGCGGGTTGGCGATCGGCGCCGGCGAGCCCAACGAGGAGTTCCCCAGCTTCGAGCGCTTCTGGCTGGAGCGTCCGGCCGACGGCGCCGAGACGGTGATCGTCCACGCCCTTATGGACAGCCCCAGCTGCACGGGGGCGTACAGCTTCGTGATCCGGCCCGGCCAGACGGTCGTCTTCGACGTCACGGCCACGATCTTCCCGCGCGTGAAGATGACGAAGATGGGCGTGGCGGCCCAGAGCAGCATGTTCCTGTTCAACGTCTCGGACGGGCCGCGCGGCGACGACTTCCGCACCGCCGTGCACGACAGCGACGGCCTGGCCATGCTGACCGGCACCGGCGAGCAGATCTGGCGGCCGCTGACCAACCCGACCGCCCACCGCCTGTCGTACTTCCAGGACGAGAACCCGCGGGGCTTCGGCCTGGTGCAGCGGGCCCGGCGGCTGGAGGACTACGGCGACCTGGAGGCGCGCTACGACCTGCGGCCCAGCCTGTGGGTCGAGCCCGTCGGCGCCTGGGGCAAGGGCGCGGTGGTGCTGGCCGAACTGGCCACCCGCAAGGAGAGCGACGACAACATCGCCGTGTTCTGGCGGCCCGACGCCCCCTGGGAGGCCGGCTCGCGCGTGGACTTGTCCTACCGCCTGCACTGGGGCGGCGAGCGGCTGGGCGACGGCGAGGCGAGGGTGGTGCGCACCCGCACCGGCGCCGACGCCCAGGACGGCCTGCGGATGTTCACCATCGACCTGTCGGGCCCGATGCTGGCCGACGGGCTGGACGGGGTGAAGCTGGAGATCGAGGCCAAGGGCGGCGAGACCACCTGGAGCAACGTCACGCCCTATCCGCGGGCGGCCACCGTGCGGGCGGCGTTCGGCCTCAAGCCGACCGGCAGGCAGGCCGAACTCAGCCTGCGCCTGACCCGCGACGGCAAGCCCGTGTCGGAGACCTGGCGCTACCTCTGGACGGCGTGA